The following are encoded together in the Desulfococcus multivorans genome:
- the ybaK gene encoding Cys-tRNA(Pro) deacylase has product MTPAINILKKHKIPHTVHAYVHAADTDAYGREAAKALGVPPERMFKTLVVSLQGGKHPLATAMVPVSGRLDLKAVAAAAGAKKAAMADPAAAERATGYVVGGISPLGQKKRLPIFIDASAAAFETIFFSAGKRGLQIELAPGDLIRLCRAETVDLRRSDTAG; this is encoded by the coding sequence ATGACCCCGGCGATCAACATACTGAAAAAGCATAAGATCCCACACACGGTGCACGCCTATGTCCACGCCGCCGATACGGATGCCTACGGCCGGGAGGCCGCGAAAGCCCTGGGGGTGCCCCCGGAACGGATGTTCAAGACCCTGGTGGTCTCTCTTCAGGGCGGAAAGCACCCCCTTGCGACGGCCATGGTTCCCGTCTCCGGCCGGCTCGACCTCAAGGCCGTCGCCGCCGCGGCCGGCGCCAAGAAGGCCGCCATGGCCGATCCCGCAGCAGCGGAGCGGGCCACGGGGTATGTGGTGGGCGGCATCAGCCCCCTGGGTCAGAAAAAGCGGCTCCCGATATTCATCGACGCCTCCGCCGCAGCCTTCGAAACCATCTTTTTCAGCGCCGGAAAGCGCGGCCTCCAGATCGAGCTCGCGCCGGGGGATCTGATCCGCCTCTGCCGGGCGGAAACCGTCGACCTCAGGCGCTCCGATACGGCCGGTTGA
- a CDS encoding LysE family translocator, with translation MDPQFRTYLIAVTLLTLTPGVDTLLIIRNAGRGGWRDGAVSSFGICTGLFVHAAVSAVGISVILLQSALAFSVLKLAGAGYLIWLGAASLRHAWKPGDTPSPSFRDVPPLRFSPRRSFVEGFLSNVLNPKAVVFYMAFLPQFIDPSGSALRQSLFLAGLHFVVAMVWQCFLALIVNRAGTWLKRRAVHRTFDGLTGSVMLFLGVRLAMAR, from the coding sequence ATGGATCCCCAATTCCGGACCTACCTCATCGCCGTCACCCTGCTCACCCTCACGCCGGGGGTGGACACCCTGCTCATCATCCGCAACGCCGGCCGCGGCGGCTGGCGGGACGGCGCCGTCAGCAGCTTCGGCATCTGCACGGGCCTTTTCGTCCACGCCGCGGTGTCGGCCGTGGGCATCTCCGTCATCCTTCTCCAGTCGGCCCTGGCCTTCAGCGTCCTGAAGCTGGCGGGGGCCGGCTACCTGATCTGGCTGGGGGCGGCAAGCCTCCGGCACGCCTGGAAACCCGGCGATACGCCGTCACCGTCCTTCAGGGACGTCCCGCCACTTCGGTTCAGCCCCCGGCGCTCTTTCGTGGAAGGGTTTCTCTCCAACGTCCTCAACCCCAAGGCCGTGGTCTTTTACATGGCCTTCCTGCCCCAGTTCATCGATCCCTCGGGCTCGGCCCTGCGGCAGTCCCTTTTCCTGGCCGGGCTTCATTTCGTCGTCGCCATGGTCTGGCAGTGCTTCCTGGCCCTCATCGTCAACCGCGCCGGGACCTGGCTGAAACGCCGCGCCGTCCATCGGACCTTTGACGGATTGACCGGATCCGTCATGCTGTTCCTGGGCGTCCGGCTGGCCATGGCACGGTAG
- a CDS encoding RNA-binding S4 domain-containing protein has product MNTKHHEPTAVPEIIIDREPIELYKILKMENWVASGGEAKFAIADGQVLVNNAVETRKRKKIFSGDTVAFAGRRIQIRLKPA; this is encoded by the coding sequence GTGAACACGAAACACCACGAGCCGACCGCCGTTCCCGAGATCATCATCGACCGGGAGCCCATCGAGCTCTACAAGATCCTCAAGATGGAAAACTGGGTCGCATCGGGCGGAGAGGCCAAGTTCGCCATTGCGGACGGGCAGGTTCTGGTCAATAATGCGGTGGAGACCCGGAAACGGAAAAAAATCTTTTCCGGAGACACGGTGGCATTTGCCGGCCGCCGGATTCAGATCCGCCTGAAACCGGCTTGA
- the uvrA gene encoding excinuclease ABC subunit UvrA — MKQSLKSTPSAPPAPAERPTPFSIRRKPLPASGELEAIIVKGAREHNLKNIDVELPKKKLIVFTGVSGSGKSSLAFDTIFAEGQRRYVESLSAYARQFIGQMEKPRYDTIRGLSPTISIEQKSASKNPRSTVGTITEIYDYLRVLFARIGEQYCYRCGSRVGRGDAQSMVNQIMEIPPGAKILILAPVIDNRKGEHRKIFQDLAADGFARVRVNGVVRDLEDIQGLEKHKKHTIEVVVDRLSVKDDEAFRKRLTDSVETALRLGRGRLVVHVLGREDLRMSEARSCCGIAYPELDPPLFSFNSPQGMCPDCNGIGSELSMDPEKIVPDKTLSIRQGAVIPWRGYFMKNDNGSRSWGLNKLTAMSRRWGIDFDTPWEKLPKQQRDLMLYGSKGREMKVRWDSEKIQGDITMAWEGEVNALMRRYLQTQSEGQKRWYAGFMSENPCRTCKGRRLKPEVLGVRVGGRSIIEITEMTVSEAHAFLSSLELTGNRKLIAEELLKEIVGRLGFLLNVGLDYLSLDRKGPTLSGGESQRIRLASQVGSELTGVLYILDEPSIGLHQRDNIKLLETLQHLRDIGNTLIVIEHDQETMEASDWIVDIGPGAGLLGGRIVAQGAPEEIRNNPVSLTGRYLAGVERIPVPQRRRSPGETGNHWIVVKGAAENNLAGITAKIPLGLLVAVTGVSGAGKSTLVNQILYPALARHLHQSALEVGKHRSVEGLDHLNKVINIDQKAIGRTPRSNPATYTKVFDPIRDFFALLPESRARGYKKGRFSFNVKGGRCEACSGDGYIKVEMHFLADVYVPCETCRGKRFNEATLQVKYKGHTIADVLDLSVREARELFAGHPRIVHILVTLMDVGLGYVKLGQSATTLSGGEAQRIKLARELARRDTGKTLYILDEPTTGLHFQDIRMLLQVLQRLVDGGNTVVVIEHNLDVIKTADWILDLGPEGGSAGGRITAQGPPEKVARSHGSYTGYFLREVLDGRMPDAGAAVSRTSTPQRSVP; from the coding sequence ATGAAACAAAGCTTAAAGTCCACGCCTTCCGCCCCACCAGCCCCGGCCGAAAGGCCGACCCCTTTCTCCATACGCCGCAAGCCTCTCCCGGCATCCGGGGAACTGGAGGCCATCATCGTCAAGGGCGCGCGGGAACACAATCTCAAGAACATCGACGTGGAGCTGCCCAAGAAAAAGCTCATCGTCTTCACCGGGGTCTCGGGTTCGGGCAAGTCGAGCCTCGCCTTCGACACCATCTTTGCCGAGGGCCAGCGCCGATACGTGGAGTCCCTCTCCGCCTATGCCCGCCAGTTCATCGGCCAGATGGAGAAACCCCGCTACGACACCATCCGGGGGCTTTCACCCACCATCTCCATCGAGCAGAAATCGGCGAGCAAGAACCCCCGCTCCACCGTGGGCACCATCACCGAGATCTACGATTACCTCCGGGTCCTCTTCGCCCGGATCGGCGAACAGTACTGTTACCGGTGCGGCAGTCGCGTCGGCCGGGGGGATGCCCAGAGCATGGTGAACCAGATCATGGAGATCCCGCCCGGAGCCAAAATTCTGATCCTCGCGCCGGTGATCGACAACCGCAAGGGGGAGCACCGGAAGATTTTTCAGGATCTGGCCGCCGACGGGTTCGCCCGGGTCCGGGTCAACGGCGTGGTGCGGGATCTGGAGGACATCCAGGGCCTGGAGAAGCACAAGAAACACACCATCGAGGTGGTGGTGGACCGGCTCTCGGTCAAGGACGACGAGGCCTTCCGGAAGCGGCTGACCGATTCGGTGGAGACGGCGCTGCGCCTGGGCCGGGGGCGGCTCGTCGTCCATGTCCTGGGTCGGGAGGATCTCAGGATGAGCGAAGCCCGTTCCTGCTGCGGCATCGCCTATCCCGAGCTCGATCCGCCCCTCTTCTCGTTCAACTCCCCCCAGGGCATGTGCCCGGACTGCAACGGCATCGGCAGCGAGCTTTCCATGGACCCCGAAAAAATCGTTCCGGACAAGACCCTCTCCATCCGGCAGGGTGCCGTCATTCCCTGGCGCGGCTATTTCATGAAAAACGACAACGGCAGCCGGTCCTGGGGGCTCAACAAGCTCACCGCCATGTCGCGCCGGTGGGGCATCGATTTCGACACCCCGTGGGAGAAGCTTCCCAAACAGCAGCGGGATCTCATGCTCTACGGCTCGAAGGGGCGGGAAATGAAAGTCCGATGGGATTCCGAGAAGATCCAGGGCGACATCACCATGGCATGGGAGGGCGAGGTCAACGCGCTCATGCGCCGCTACCTCCAGACCCAGTCCGAGGGCCAGAAGCGGTGGTACGCCGGGTTCATGTCCGAGAATCCGTGCCGCACCTGCAAGGGCCGCAGGCTCAAGCCGGAGGTCCTGGGCGTCCGGGTCGGCGGACGGTCCATCATCGAGATCACGGAGATGACCGTTAGCGAGGCCCACGCCTTTCTGAGCAGCTTAGAGCTCACCGGCAACCGGAAGCTCATCGCCGAGGAACTCCTGAAGGAGATCGTCGGCCGACTGGGCTTTCTGCTCAACGTGGGGCTCGACTACCTCTCCCTCGACCGCAAGGGACCGACCCTCTCCGGCGGCGAATCCCAGCGCATCCGACTGGCATCCCAGGTGGGCTCGGAGTTGACGGGGGTTCTCTACATCCTCGACGAACCCTCCATCGGTCTCCACCAGCGGGACAACATCAAGCTCCTGGAGACCCTTCAGCACCTGCGGGACATCGGCAACACCCTCATCGTCATCGAGCACGACCAGGAAACGATGGAAGCCTCGGACTGGATCGTGGACATCGGGCCGGGGGCCGGACTCCTGGGGGGACGGATCGTCGCCCAGGGCGCGCCCGAAGAGATCCGGAACAACCCCGTCTCCCTGACCGGGCGATACCTGGCCGGCGTCGAGCGGATTCCCGTCCCCCAGAGGCGGCGCAGCCCCGGGGAGACCGGCAATCACTGGATCGTGGTCAAGGGCGCCGCCGAGAACAACCTGGCCGGCATCACGGCGAAGATCCCTCTGGGGCTTCTGGTGGCGGTCACCGGCGTCTCCGGCGCCGGCAAATCGACCCTCGTCAACCAGATCCTCTACCCGGCCCTGGCCAGGCACCTCCACCAGTCCGCCCTGGAGGTGGGAAAACATCGGTCCGTCGAGGGGCTCGACCATCTCAACAAGGTCATCAACATCGACCAGAAGGCCATCGGCCGGACTCCCCGGAGCAACCCGGCCACCTACACCAAGGTCTTCGACCCCATCCGGGACTTTTTCGCCCTCCTGCCCGAGTCCCGGGCGCGGGGGTACAAAAAGGGGCGCTTCTCCTTCAACGTCAAGGGCGGACGATGCGAGGCCTGCAGCGGCGACGGGTACATCAAGGTGGAGATGCACTTTCTGGCCGACGTCTACGTCCCCTGCGAAACCTGCCGGGGGAAACGCTTCAACGAGGCGACCCTCCAGGTAAAGTACAAGGGGCACACCATCGCGGACGTCCTCGACCTGTCGGTGCGCGAGGCCCGGGAGCTCTTCGCCGGACACCCCCGGATCGTCCACATCCTCGTCACCCTCATGGACGTGGGCCTGGGCTACGTCAAGCTGGGCCAGTCGGCCACGACGCTCTCGGGCGGCGAGGCCCAGCGCATCAAACTGGCCCGGGAGCTGGCCAGGCGGGACACGGGAAAAACCCTCTACATTCTGGACGAACCCACCACCGGCCTCCATTTCCAGGACATCCGGATGCTTCTTCAGGTTCTCCAGCGCCTCGTGGACGGCGGCAACACGGTGGTCGTCATCGAGCACAACCTGGACGTCATCAAAACGGCCGACTGGATCCTCGACCTGGGTCCCGAGGGCGGGAGCGCCGGCGGCCGGATCACGGCCCAGGGCCCACCGGAGAAAGTGGCCCGATCACACGGGAGTTACACCGGATATTTTCTGAGGGAAGTGCTGGACGGCCGTATGCCCGATGCCGGGGCGGCCGTATCGAGAACATCAACACCACAAAGGAGTGTCCCGTGA